The Streptomyces griseiscabiei genome includes a window with the following:
- a CDS encoding phosphoribosyltransferase: protein MSAAPAARENLTYEAFGTAVRELAQTIADDGYEPDIVLSIARGGVFVAGGLAYALDCKNIHLVNVEFYTGVGTTLDMPVMLAPVPNAIDFSDKKVLITDDVADTGKTLKLVHDFCLDAVAEVRSAVIYEKSHSLVKCEYVWKRTDDWINFPWSVLPVVRKSGEPVTPSKEAL, encoded by the coding sequence ATGAGCGCCGCCCCGGCCGCCCGCGAGAACCTCACCTACGAGGCCTTCGGCACCGCCGTACGCGAACTCGCCCAGACCATCGCCGACGACGGGTACGAGCCCGACATCGTGCTCAGCATCGCCCGCGGCGGGGTCTTCGTCGCCGGCGGGCTCGCGTACGCCCTCGACTGCAAGAACATCCACCTCGTGAACGTCGAGTTCTACACCGGCGTCGGCACGACCCTCGACATGCCCGTCATGCTCGCCCCCGTCCCGAACGCGATCGACTTCTCCGACAAGAAGGTCCTGATCACGGACGATGTCGCCGACACGGGCAAGACGCTCAAGCTCGTCCACGACTTCTGCCTCGACGCGGTGGCCGAGGTCCGGTCGGCCGTGATCTATGAGAAGTCCCACTCCCTCGTGAAGTGCGAGTACGTGTGGAAGCGGACGGACGACTGGATCAACTTCCCCTGGAGTGTTCTGCCCGTGGTGCGGAAGTCGGGGGAGCCGGTCACCCCGTCGAAGGAAGCCCTTTGA
- a CDS encoding integrin alpha produces the protein MHRRTYALAATTAATAALALALVPYPATAAPAPASSPLTSDFNGDGYADLAVGVPTGTVSGKAAAGYVNLVWGGPKGLGRYGSIRVSQATAEVPGSPEAGDRFGASVLLRDLSGDGLAELIVGAPGEDVSGRGADAGAVVVVGGSERGTGPGSNALLGPSAKSAYGWSVAAADLTGDGGRDLVVGGRDKVVMRAAVDNGENLVVTTVLATPMGGRAPLLATGDFTADGTDDLALAYHTIDVPFTQSHVRLWTWDEAERQMTNTWNSDNGAASALAAGDFDGDGLDDLALGECREIADENIDDPCGPESYAKGGGIHIEYGDAKGSFGLRSQTLNQDTVGVYGVAEAGDRFGASLAVLDVNRDGRDDLVAGAPGEAIGSRKAAGAATLLLGHAGGIVDRFGEATSVPYHQDRPHVPGVAEANDAFGTAVATGDYDKDGVPDTAVGAPGENAKSGGVWVFPKTSVTNSRALTPKNLGLPSPASALSYGTYMSSH, from the coding sequence GTGCACAGACGGACGTACGCCCTGGCCGCCACCACCGCGGCCACGGCAGCACTCGCGCTGGCCCTCGTCCCGTACCCGGCGACCGCCGCGCCCGCCCCCGCCTCCTCCCCCCTGACCAGCGACTTCAACGGCGACGGCTACGCGGACCTGGCCGTCGGCGTGCCCACCGGAACCGTGAGCGGCAAGGCGGCGGCCGGCTATGTGAACCTCGTCTGGGGCGGCCCGAAGGGCCTGGGCCGGTACGGGAGCATCCGGGTCAGCCAGGCCACCGCCGAGGTCCCCGGCAGCCCGGAGGCGGGCGACCGCTTCGGCGCGTCCGTCCTGCTGCGGGACCTGAGCGGCGACGGCCTCGCGGAGCTGATCGTCGGCGCGCCCGGCGAGGACGTCTCCGGCCGCGGCGCGGACGCGGGCGCGGTCGTCGTCGTCGGCGGCTCGGAGCGCGGCACCGGCCCGGGGTCCAACGCCCTGCTCGGCCCGTCGGCGAAGTCGGCGTACGGCTGGTCGGTCGCGGCGGCCGATCTGACCGGCGACGGCGGCCGGGATCTCGTCGTCGGCGGCCGGGACAAGGTCGTGATGCGGGCCGCCGTGGACAACGGCGAGAACCTCGTCGTCACCACCGTCCTCGCCACCCCGATGGGCGGTCGCGCCCCGCTCCTGGCCACCGGCGACTTCACCGCCGACGGCACGGACGACCTCGCCCTCGCCTACCACACGATCGACGTCCCCTTCACCCAGTCGCACGTCCGGCTGTGGACGTGGGACGAGGCGGAGCGCCAGATGACCAACACCTGGAACTCCGACAACGGCGCCGCCTCCGCGCTCGCCGCCGGCGACTTCGACGGCGACGGCCTGGACGACCTGGCCCTCGGCGAGTGCCGCGAGATCGCCGACGAGAACATCGACGACCCGTGCGGCCCGGAGTCGTACGCCAAGGGCGGCGGCATCCACATCGAGTACGGCGACGCGAAGGGCTCCTTCGGTCTGCGCTCCCAGACCCTCAACCAGGACACGGTCGGCGTGTACGGCGTCGCCGAGGCCGGTGACCGCTTCGGCGCCTCCCTCGCCGTGCTGGACGTCAACCGCGACGGCCGCGACGACCTGGTGGCGGGCGCCCCCGGCGAGGCCATCGGGAGCCGCAAGGCGGCCGGCGCGGCCACGCTGCTGCTGGGGCACGCCGGCGGCATCGTCGACAGGTTCGGCGAGGCGACCTCCGTGCCCTACCACCAGGACCGCCCCCACGTCCCCGGCGTGGCGGAGGCGAACGACGCCTTCGGCACCGCCGTCGCGACGGGCGACTACGACAAGGACGGCGTCCCGGACACGGCCGTCGGCGCCCCGGGGGAGAACGCGAAGTCCGGCGGCGTCTGGGTCTTCCCGAAGACCTCCGTCACGAACTCCCGCGCCCTCACCCCGAAGAACCTGGGCCTGCCGTCCCCCGCGTCGGCCCTGTCGTACGGCACGTACATGAGCAGCCACTGA
- a CDS encoding CU044_5270 family protein, producing the protein MDDMTKVHELRADAPTPDRVRLLPGRQKLLGAARQGSARRVRLDWRVMAAGGVATVVTIAVLVTMLVGGDRPERGVQPAGPDLTSATALLERAAEVVSRQPDPHPRDGQWVYLETARCQDGASDAAPDDKPEVSEEWVQYDSPVREDDKDGDTEPSQRRLYRLLASLPDDPAEIRKRAAEMFPMGKDSGLTGEQRETFALLATLDEAYPVPPRGMARLFRALAADPGIEVVPHLVKDPMGHDAIAVYPDRGSKAVQRQEYLLDPDTFQYRGRQTIAVRDYEVTYEDGSSAGLSYKKGEVTFCEMKTTQSLVDRDGERP; encoded by the coding sequence ATGGATGACATGACCAAGGTGCACGAGCTGCGCGCCGACGCGCCGACGCCGGACCGGGTGCGGCTGCTTCCCGGCCGCCAGAAGCTGCTGGGAGCGGCGCGGCAGGGATCCGCCCGCAGGGTGCGGCTGGACTGGCGCGTGATGGCCGCGGGGGGCGTCGCGACGGTGGTCACCATCGCGGTGCTGGTGACCATGCTCGTCGGTGGCGACCGACCCGAGCGCGGCGTGCAGCCTGCCGGCCCGGACCTGACGTCCGCGACGGCACTCCTGGAGCGGGCGGCGGAAGTGGTGTCGCGGCAGCCGGATCCGCATCCGCGCGACGGCCAGTGGGTCTATCTGGAGACCGCGCGGTGCCAAGACGGCGCGTCGGACGCGGCGCCCGATGACAAGCCCGAGGTGAGCGAGGAGTGGGTCCAGTACGACAGCCCCGTGCGGGAGGACGACAAGGACGGCGACACCGAGCCCTCGCAGCGGCGGCTGTATCGCCTGCTCGCCTCGCTGCCGGACGACCCCGCCGAGATCCGGAAGCGGGCGGCGGAGATGTTCCCCATGGGCAAGGACAGCGGCCTGACGGGTGAGCAGCGCGAGACCTTCGCGCTCCTGGCGACCCTCGACGAGGCCTATCCCGTGCCTCCGCGGGGGATGGCCAGGCTCTTCCGTGCCCTGGCCGCGGACCCCGGGATCGAGGTGGTCCCGCACCTGGTGAAGGACCCCATGGGGCATGACGCCATCGCCGTGTACCCGGACCGCGGCAGCAAGGCCGTTCAGCGCCAGGAGTACCTCCTCGACCCCGACACCTTCCAGTACCGGGGACGGCAGACCATCGCGGTGCGCGACTACGAGGTGACGTACGAGGACGGCTCGTCGGCCGGGCTCTCGTACAAGAAGGGCGAGGTCACCTTCTGCGAGATGAAGACGACCCAGTCCCTCGTCGACCGGGACGGCGAGAGGCCCTGA
- the dcd gene encoding dCTP deaminase has product MLLSDKDIRAEIDAGRVRIDPYDETMVQPSSVDVRLDRFFRVFENHRYPHIDPSVEQSDLTRLVEPEGDEPFILHPGEFVLASTYEVISLPDDLASRLEGKSSLGRLGLVTHSTAGFIDPGFSGHVTLELSNLATLPIKLWPGMKIGQLCLFRLSSPAEFPYGSERYGSRYQGQRGPTASRSFLNFHRTQV; this is encoded by the coding sequence GTGCTTCTCTCAGACAAGGACATCCGGGCCGAGATCGACGCCGGTCGGGTGCGGATCGATCCGTACGACGAAACCATGGTGCAGCCGTCGAGCGTCGACGTGCGTCTCGACCGCTTCTTCCGGGTGTTCGAGAACCACCGGTATCCGCACATCGACCCCTCCGTCGAGCAGTCGGATCTCACCCGGCTCGTCGAACCCGAGGGCGACGAGCCCTTCATCCTCCACCCCGGTGAGTTCGTGCTCGCGAGCACCTACGAGGTCATCTCGCTCCCCGACGATCTCGCCTCGCGGCTGGAGGGGAAGAGTTCCCTCGGCCGTCTCGGTCTCGTCACCCACTCCACCGCCGGGTTCATCGACCCCGGCTTCTCCGGGCACGTGACCCTGGAGCTGTCCAATCTCGCGACGCTCCCCATCAAGCTCTGGCCCGGTATGAAGATCGGTCAGCTGTGTCTGTTCCGGCTCAGTTCGCCGGCCGAGTTCCCGTACGGCAGCGAGCGGTACGGCTCCCGCTACCAGGGGCAGCGCGGGCCGACCGCCTCCCGGTCCTTCCTCAACTTCCACCGGACCCAGGTATGA
- a CDS encoding FG-GAP-like repeat-containing protein, which translates to MHKHLRLALATASAVALTGGLLTFSAATATAADSVHHPVADFNNDGFGDVAYAAGSATVGGKKGAGQIVALYGSASGVTSAKRTTISQNTTGVPGSAETNDAFGWVSAYGDFNGDGYDDLAVSAYLEDVSGDADGGTVAIVWGSSKGLSGATTIADPTPSAHDRWGKSLAAGDFDGDGTEDLAVGATSSTIHVFKAGISKSGTAGARYTVKPPIMSGDGTGPLNLTAGDVNGDKRTDLIVDGFETDSAYNWNANYYVPGTTTGLKAASAQKLKPGIITGIGDVNGDGYGDIVTGSEWDPSKDGSEPSVPESATGGKVHIVYGSASGPAGATSVTQNTGNVPGSSERGDFFGNEISLGDINGDGFQDLVVGAAGENLNGVVNAGAVTVLYGSASGVDTTSGYQYLAQSTAGVPGSDEGDDFFGSEVKLTDVTGDGRADLTVGAYGENSGNGSVVYLPSNGSKITTTGSRSLSTSSVGVSTDASPLFGGNAAN; encoded by the coding sequence ATGCACAAGCATCTGCGACTCGCCCTCGCGACGGCCTCCGCGGTCGCGCTGACGGGCGGTCTGCTCACGTTCTCGGCCGCTACGGCGACGGCGGCCGACTCGGTCCACCACCCTGTGGCGGACTTCAACAACGACGGGTTCGGTGACGTCGCGTACGCGGCAGGGTCCGCCACCGTCGGCGGCAAGAAGGGCGCCGGACAGATCGTCGCCCTCTACGGCTCGGCGAGCGGTGTGACCTCCGCCAAGCGCACCACGATCAGCCAGAACACGACCGGTGTGCCCGGCAGCGCCGAGACGAACGACGCGTTCGGCTGGGTCAGCGCGTACGGCGACTTCAACGGCGACGGCTACGACGACCTCGCCGTCTCCGCGTACCTGGAGGATGTCTCCGGCGACGCGGACGGTGGCACGGTCGCGATCGTGTGGGGCTCGTCGAAGGGCCTGTCAGGCGCCACGACGATCGCTGACCCGACGCCCTCCGCCCACGACAGGTGGGGCAAGTCCCTGGCGGCCGGCGACTTCGACGGCGACGGGACGGAGGACCTCGCGGTCGGGGCCACATCGAGCACGATCCACGTCTTCAAGGCCGGCATCAGCAAGTCCGGTACGGCGGGCGCCCGTTACACCGTCAAGCCGCCCATCATGTCGGGCGACGGCACCGGCCCGCTCAACCTCACGGCGGGCGACGTCAACGGGGACAAGCGGACCGACCTGATCGTCGACGGCTTCGAGACGGACAGCGCGTACAACTGGAACGCCAACTACTACGTGCCCGGCACGACCACCGGCCTGAAGGCCGCGTCCGCGCAGAAGCTGAAGCCCGGCATCATCACCGGCATCGGTGACGTCAACGGCGACGGTTACGGCGACATCGTGACCGGCTCCGAGTGGGACCCGTCCAAGGACGGCAGCGAGCCCTCCGTGCCCGAGTCCGCCACCGGTGGCAAGGTCCACATCGTCTACGGCTCGGCCTCCGGCCCGGCCGGCGCCACCTCGGTCACCCAGAACACCGGCAACGTCCCCGGCTCCTCCGAGCGCGGCGACTTCTTCGGCAACGAGATCTCGCTCGGCGACATCAACGGCGACGGCTTCCAGGACCTCGTGGTGGGCGCGGCCGGCGAGAACCTGAACGGCGTAGTCAACGCGGGCGCGGTGACGGTCCTCTACGGCTCGGCCTCCGGCGTCGACACGACCTCCGGTTACCAGTACCTCGCCCAGTCCACGGCGGGCGTCCCCGGCTCGGACGAGGGGGACGACTTCTTCGGCTCCGAGGTCAAGCTCACCGACGTCACGGGTGACGGCAGGGCGGACCTGACGGTCGGCGCGTACGGCGAGAACAGCGGCAACGGCTCGGTCGTCTACCTGCCCTCCAACGGCTCGAAGATCACCACGACCGGCTCGCGGTCTCTGTCGACGTCCTCGGTCGGCGTCTCGACGGACGCGTCCCCGCTGTTCGGCGGCAACGCGGCCAACTGA
- a CDS encoding RNA polymerase sigma factor: MGDPPTDDALVVQESLERPEIFATLYDRHAAEIHRYVMRRLGDSHADDITAQTFLIAFRNRARYDVARASARPWLYGIASNLIGSHRRSEVRALRALARTGVDPVAESWSERADERVTAEASQQALAGAIASLPAKDRHVLLLVAWADLTYQECADALGVPVGTVRSRLSRARRRMRTALGADPTLVSDHHGAVTHG; encoded by the coding sequence GTGGGGGACCCACCCACCGACGACGCGCTGGTCGTCCAGGAATCCCTGGAGCGGCCGGAGATCTTCGCCACGCTCTACGACAGACACGCCGCCGAGATCCACCGGTATGTGATGCGCCGGCTGGGCGACAGCCACGCCGACGACATCACGGCGCAGACCTTCCTCATCGCCTTCCGCAACCGCGCCCGCTACGACGTCGCGCGCGCCAGCGCCCGGCCGTGGCTCTACGGCATCGCCAGCAACCTCATCGGCAGCCACCGCCGTTCCGAGGTGCGGGCGCTGCGGGCGCTGGCCCGTACCGGCGTCGACCCGGTGGCCGAGTCCTGGTCGGAACGGGCCGACGAGCGGGTGACGGCCGAGGCCTCGCAGCAGGCGCTGGCCGGGGCGATCGCGTCCCTGCCCGCGAAGGACCGGCATGTACTGCTGCTGGTCGCCTGGGCGGACCTGACCTACCAGGAGTGTGCCGACGCCCTCGGGGTGCCGGTCGGCACGGTCCGCTCCCGGCTGAGCCGGGCACGGCGCAGGATGCGCACGGCGCTCGGCGCCGACCCCACCCTCGTAAGCGACCACCACGGGGCGGTAACCCATGGATGA
- a CDS encoding Yip1 family protein, which translates to MSQLGRKAGPVGPGPARGRPGPGTFDDVAGFRIGRGRDNGAPQTRPHNPPYGQQAPQAGGPSYGYPQTPPGPPYGGGRGGAQGGWPQTHGGQRGGYGAQGNHGGHPGPGNHGEPEYFGDDGGHPHGGGVDPYAANNPGHTQMFSVGEDPYQQGDTYRAGNAPAAPLGPRLPWKALLKGIVTSPSQTFLVMRDYAVWGPALVVTFLYGLLAVFGFDGAREDAINATLSNAVPIVLVTAVTMVVSTFVLGVVTHTLARQLGGDGAWQPTVGLSMLIMSLTDAPRLIVAMFAGGDASFVQILGWITWVAAGALLTVMVSKSHDLPWPKALGASAIQLVAILSLIKLGTF; encoded by the coding sequence ATGTCACAGCTCGGCCGCAAAGCCGGGCCGGTTGGCCCCGGCCCGGCACGCGGCCGCCCGGGACCAGGTACGTTCGATGACGTGGCTGGATTCAGGATCGGACGCGGCCGGGACAACGGCGCTCCTCAAACGCGACCGCACAACCCTCCGTACGGACAGCAGGCCCCGCAGGCCGGCGGCCCGTCGTACGGCTACCCCCAGACGCCCCCGGGGCCGCCGTACGGCGGTGGCCGGGGCGGCGCCCAGGGCGGCTGGCCGCAGACGCACGGCGGGCAGCGCGGCGGTTACGGGGCTCAGGGCAACCACGGGGGTCACCCGGGCCCGGGCAACCACGGCGAGCCGGAGTACTTCGGCGACGACGGCGGGCACCCGCACGGCGGCGGCGTGGACCCCTACGCGGCCAACAACCCGGGACACACCCAGATGTTCTCCGTCGGCGAGGACCCGTACCAGCAGGGCGACACCTACCGCGCGGGCAACGCCCCGGCGGCCCCACTCGGCCCGCGCCTGCCCTGGAAGGCCCTGCTGAAGGGCATCGTCACCAGCCCGAGCCAGACGTTCCTGGTGATGCGCGACTACGCGGTCTGGGGCCCCGCCCTCGTCGTGACGTTCCTGTACGGCCTGCTGGCGGTCTTCGGCTTCGACGGTGCCCGCGAGGACGCGATCAACGCGACCCTCTCGAACGCCGTGCCGATCGTCCTCGTCACCGCCGTGACGATGGTGGTGAGCACCTTCGTACTGGGCGTGGTCACCCACACCCTGGCCCGCCAGCTCGGCGGCGACGGCGCCTGGCAGCCCACGGTCGGCCTCTCCATGCTGATCATGTCCCTCACGGACGCGCCCCGTCTGATCGTCGCGATGTTCGCGGGCGGCGACGCCTCCTTCGTCCAGATCCTCGGCTGGATCACCTGGGTCGCGGCGGGCGCCCTGCTGACCGTGATGGTCTCCAAGTCCCACGACCTCCCGTGGCCGAAGGCGCTGGGCGCCTCGGCGATCCAGCTGGTGGCGATCCTGTCCCTGATCAAGCTGGGCACGTTCTAG
- a CDS encoding nuclear transport factor 2 family protein has product MAEHPNAALVRKGYEAFTRGDMDTLRGLMASDCTHHVPGSHLLSGDYKGQDAIIGLYQRLFEETAGTFSVELSHICVDGRGHAVSVHRYTAERGGRRIEQNGCLVFRIVGDRMTDIDECQEDLDKESEFWA; this is encoded by the coding sequence ATGGCCGAACACCCGAACGCAGCGCTCGTCCGCAAGGGCTACGAAGCCTTCACCAGGGGCGACATGGACACCCTCCGGGGCCTGATGGCCTCGGACTGCACGCACCACGTCCCCGGCAGCCACCTCCTGTCGGGCGACTACAAGGGGCAGGACGCGATCATCGGTCTCTACCAGCGGCTCTTCGAGGAGACCGCCGGAACGTTCAGCGTCGAGCTGAGTCACATCTGCGTGGACGGCCGGGGCCACGCGGTCTCCGTGCACCGCTACACCGCCGAGCGCGGCGGCAGGCGGATCGAGCAGAACGGCTGTCTCGTCTTCCGGATCGTCGGCGACAGGATGACGGACATCGACGAGTGCCAGGAGGACCTGGACAAGGAGAGCGAGTTCTGGGCGTAG
- a CDS encoding acetate/propionate family kinase → MSADSSHESLGGHVLVLDAGSSSLHIALFAADGERVADRDASEPPGPAAAVELRNFLSEVPTPASVGHRIVHSGPHLTGHTLIDARVRALLADVADLTPLHVTPALSVVDAARELLPDVPHVACFDTVFHKDLPTEARTYAVPERWRAEYGLRRYGFHGLSYSWALQRTAQALGRPVDDLQVVLVHLGGGCSACAVRNGRSVDTTMGLTPLEGLVMSRRSGSLDPGALLWLQRRQGLSTDELDDILHRNSGLLGLSGTSGDTRDLVRARAEGDAAAALALATFTLSCRRGIASVAASLDRLDALVFTGEIGEDQPEVREEICSALTVLGVRGGLLVPELEDLMREGLRRIDQAAGGVPVLVVATGETQQIAAETRRVLGM, encoded by the coding sequence ATGAGTGCCGACAGCTCCCACGAGAGCCTTGGTGGTCACGTACTGGTCCTTGATGCCGGCTCTTCGAGCCTTCACATCGCACTGTTCGCGGCGGACGGCGAACGGGTGGCGGATCGAGACGCCTCGGAGCCTCCGGGGCCTGCTGCGGCGGTGGAACTGCGGAACTTCCTCAGCGAGGTGCCCACTCCTGCGTCGGTGGGTCACCGCATCGTCCATAGCGGTCCGCACCTGACCGGACATACGCTGATCGACGCACGCGTACGGGCTCTGCTGGCGGACGTCGCCGATCTCACACCACTGCACGTGACGCCTGCCCTGAGTGTGGTCGATGCCGCACGAGAACTCCTGCCCGACGTTCCTCATGTCGCCTGCTTCGACACCGTCTTTCACAAGGATCTGCCGACAGAGGCGCGCACGTACGCCGTGCCGGAGCGATGGCGAGCCGAATACGGGCTGCGCCGGTACGGCTTCCACGGGCTTTCCTACTCGTGGGCACTGCAGAGGACGGCGCAGGCCCTGGGCCGACCCGTCGACGACCTCCAGGTCGTGCTCGTGCACTTGGGCGGCGGCTGCTCGGCCTGCGCCGTCCGGAACGGACGCAGCGTGGACACCACCATGGGCCTCACTCCGCTGGAAGGCCTGGTGATGAGCCGGCGCAGCGGCAGCCTCGACCCCGGCGCGCTGCTGTGGCTGCAGCGGCGGCAGGGTCTGAGCACGGACGAATTGGATGACATACTCCACCGGAATTCCGGACTGCTCGGCCTCTCCGGTACTTCGGGAGACACCCGGGACCTGGTGCGTGCCCGCGCGGAGGGTGATGCCGCGGCCGCGTTGGCGCTGGCGACCTTCACACTCAGCTGCCGCAGGGGCATTGCCTCGGTGGCCGCCTCGCTGGACCGGCTGGACGCGCTGGTCTTCACCGGGGAGATCGGCGAAGACCAACCCGAGGTACGCGAGGAGATCTGCTCGGCCCTGACTGTGCTCGGTGTACGAGGCGGGCTGCTCGTCCCCGAGCTGGAGGATTTGATGCGGGAAGGCCTCCGACGCATCGATCAGGCGGCGGGAGGTGTCCCGGTCCTCGTGGTCGCAACCGGCGAGACACAGCAGATCGCCGCCGAGACCCGACGGGTGCTCGGCATGTGA
- a CDS encoding class I SAM-dependent methyltransferase encodes MSLYLFDDADGRARARLPVLEARYDHGSRKALESTGVGPGWRCLAVGGGEGTLGRWLGERVGPGGEVVVTGVDPRRAVRRRLPPQVRLSAHDITGGTLPGDGFDLVHARLVLLRLPQRLRVLERLVEALRPGGWLVLEEFDCGWTPVLAAPEDEAGVLFERVHRALLQALEMVGAQPLWGRQVVGAMIRAGLRGVTATTYAEAWAGGGEGIRLHRANIERAVERTGEAEARVGATRIGGTWFGDGELRRFLELLDDPGFVVNSYPMVSARGRRAGGAAAGPVPEGGAEW; translated from the coding sequence ATGTCGCTCTACCTGTTCGACGACGCGGACGGCCGGGCGCGGGCGCGGCTCCCCGTCCTGGAGGCGCGGTACGACCACGGGTCGCGCAAGGCGTTGGAGAGCACCGGGGTGGGGCCGGGCTGGAGATGCCTGGCGGTCGGGGGCGGCGAGGGCACCCTCGGGCGCTGGCTGGGGGAGCGGGTGGGGCCGGGCGGGGAGGTCGTCGTCACCGGCGTCGATCCCCGCCGGGCCGTGCGGAGGAGACTGCCCCCGCAGGTACGGCTGTCGGCGCACGACATCACCGGCGGCACCCTCCCCGGGGACGGGTTCGACCTGGTGCACGCCCGGCTGGTGCTGCTCCGGCTGCCGCAGCGGTTACGGGTGCTGGAGCGGCTGGTGGAGGCGCTGCGGCCGGGCGGGTGGCTGGTGCTGGAGGAGTTCGACTGCGGCTGGACGCCGGTGCTGGCCGCGCCGGAGGACGAGGCGGGGGTGCTCTTCGAGCGGGTGCACCGGGCGCTGCTGCAGGCGCTGGAGATGGTGGGCGCCCAGCCGCTGTGGGGGCGTCAGGTGGTCGGCGCGATGATACGGGCGGGGCTGCGGGGGGTGACGGCGACGACGTACGCCGAGGCCTGGGCCGGGGGCGGCGAGGGCATCCGGCTGCACCGAGCCAACATCGAGCGGGCGGTCGAGCGGACCGGCGAGGCGGAGGCCCGGGTCGGCGCCACGCGCATCGGCGGGACCTGGTTCGGGGACGGCGAACTGCGCCGGTTCCTGGAGCTGCTGGACGACCCGGGGTTCGTCGTGAACTCGTATCCGATGGTGAGCGCGCGGGGGCGGCGGGCCGGGGGCGCGGCGGCGGGCCCGGTGCCGGAGGGAGGGGCCGAGTGGTGA
- a CDS encoding FG-GAP and VCBS repeat-containing protein, producing MRTRPFLLAAGLLVSGLTPLALATPAAAAPAKYADDFNGDGHRDYAVYSHGPDFASEGGGILVTFGTAGGGPGTKTQFIDQASAGVPGADERDDFFGEIRTAADFDKDGYGDLAVSANGENVGAHKDNGTVTVLWGGKKGLSGGTTVPFKGPKGVSGRAADLATGDFDGDGHQDLALVRDSRTYVYRGAITRSGVKGSVTVLDKENTSFWATALVSGKVDKDGRTDLVVIGDVVTDTYIASDAWFVKGGKTKLYPGKTLRLERLNGDGGQAGRGGDGVIADFDKDGYGDIAIGTQIHDKGKGRVSVWYGASSGPSKSARFTQDTAGIAGGAERGDRFGASVSAGDVNGDGYRDLAIGAYGEKIGDQEYAGGVHVLHGSRSGLTGKGSQWFARNSPGVPGAVADESFGGTVRLRDTDRDGRADLYIAAGNGSLLLRGSAKGVTTAGATVVGGDTVEGMLQ from the coding sequence TTGCGCACCCGCCCCTTCCTCCTGGCCGCAGGCCTCCTCGTCTCCGGCCTGACCCCACTCGCCCTGGCCACGCCCGCAGCCGCCGCCCCCGCCAAGTACGCCGACGACTTCAACGGCGACGGCCACCGCGACTACGCGGTCTACTCCCACGGCCCGGACTTCGCCAGCGAGGGCGGCGGAATCCTGGTCACCTTCGGCACGGCGGGCGGCGGGCCCGGTACGAAGACGCAGTTCATCGACCAGGCGAGCGCGGGCGTCCCCGGCGCCGACGAGAGGGACGACTTCTTCGGCGAGATCCGCACGGCCGCGGACTTCGACAAGGACGGCTACGGCGACCTCGCGGTCTCCGCCAACGGCGAGAACGTCGGCGCGCACAAGGACAACGGCACCGTCACCGTCCTGTGGGGCGGCAAGAAGGGCCTGTCCGGCGGCACGACCGTCCCGTTCAAGGGCCCGAAGGGCGTATCCGGCCGGGCGGCCGACCTCGCCACCGGTGACTTCGACGGCGACGGCCACCAGGACCTGGCCCTGGTCCGCGACAGCAGGACGTACGTCTACCGGGGCGCGATCACCAGGTCGGGGGTGAAGGGTTCGGTCACCGTCCTGGACAAGGAGAACACCTCCTTCTGGGCCACCGCCCTGGTCTCCGGCAAGGTCGACAAGGACGGCAGGACCGACCTGGTCGTCATCGGCGACGTGGTCACCGACACGTACATCGCCTCGGACGCCTGGTTCGTCAAGGGCGGCAAGACGAAGCTGTACCCCGGCAAGACCCTCCGCCTGGAGCGCCTGAACGGCGACGGCGGCCAGGCGGGGCGCGGCGGCGACGGCGTCATCGCCGACTTCGACAAGGACGGCTACGGCGACATCGCCATCGGCACACAGATCCACGACAAGGGCAAGGGCCGCGTGTCGGTCTGGTACGGCGCCTCGTCCGGCCCGTCGAAGAGCGCCCGCTTCACCCAGGACACCGCCGGGATCGCGGGCGGCGCCGAGCGCGGCGACCGGTTCGGCGCCTCGGTCTCCGCCGGTGACGTGAACGGCGACGGCTACCGCGACCTGGCGATCGGCGCGTACGGCGAGAAGATCGGCGACCAGGAGTACGCGGGCGGCGTCCATGTCCTGCACGGCTCCAGGTCCGGCCTGACGGGCAAGGGTTCGCAGTGGTTCGCCCGCAACAGCCCCGGCGTTCCCGGCGCCGTGGCCGACGAGTCCTTCGGCGGCACGGTCCGCCTCCGCGACACCGACCGCGACGGCAGGGCCGACCTGTACATCGCGGCGGGCAACGGCTCGCTGCTGCTGCGGGGTTCGGCGAAGGGCGTGACGACCGCCGGGGCGACCGTGGTGGGCGGCGACACCGTCGAGGGCATGCTGCAGTGA